Proteins from a genomic interval of Nitrospina gracilis Nb-211:
- a CDS encoding phosphoglycerate kinase, whose product MENVAKMPCVDDLTPADLIEKTIFIRVDFNVPLVNTSKGYRVADDTRIRRFVDTTFKKIHELTDGNCRIIIGSHLGRPHKKKDFMGWDGVFNIQFVCSHFDTLIRELYEDTYTIFPPEITDSHLKDSLSIIANHRLPRGGIKFLPNLRYLLEPNNPDTYRQEFMKEVATFSDVFINCAFGCSHRVSKSIQMLPQQMRQQGKTVVSGSLLNIEVTRLGKFGQKALDYPEKTAVIAGGAKISDKIGILKQFVDSRIRLIFIGGRMVNAFLLARKFADVIPTLKQEDLPAKLFLNKTEEEKADVLKEVRYADEIMKLAEANEVSIVFPDDYKVTKDYFETEYVVKDEPDFEDDFQLDLGPKTIENFARKILLEGQSGEIQNVFWNGPLGAYDHPQTEQYAEGSVKLAELLFSAAISNENMSVVIGGGDSAAILNKLNLEGVKYQVRGRILQQLNKTINASMLSIGFNNVDTYTLCNYFASNFFVSTGGGAALEFLEGYLKDRGESPPPSYLPGTAILLELTSA is encoded by the coding sequence ATGGAAAACGTCGCCAAAATGCCGTGCGTGGATGACCTCACCCCGGCGGACCTCATCGAAAAAACTATTTTCATCCGGGTCGATTTCAACGTCCCCCTCGTCAACACCAGCAAGGGGTACCGCGTCGCCGACGACACACGCATTCGGCGTTTCGTGGACACGACCTTCAAGAAAATTCACGAGCTCACCGACGGCAATTGCCGGATCATCATCGGATCTCACCTGGGCCGGCCGCACAAGAAGAAGGATTTTATGGGCTGGGACGGGGTCTTCAACATTCAGTTCGTCTGCTCCCATTTCGACACATTGATCCGCGAATTATACGAGGACACGTACACGATTTTCCCACCGGAAATCACCGACTCGCACCTGAAAGATTCACTCAGCATCATTGCCAATCATCGTCTGCCCCGCGGCGGCATCAAGTTTCTACCCAACCTGCGTTACCTTTTGGAACCGAACAATCCGGACACCTACCGCCAGGAATTCATGAAGGAAGTCGCCACATTTTCGGATGTATTCATAAATTGCGCGTTCGGATGCAGTCACCGCGTCAGCAAGAGCATTCAGATGCTTCCACAACAAATGCGACAGCAGGGCAAAACCGTGGTGTCCGGAAGCCTGCTCAACATAGAGGTAACGCGACTCGGTAAATTTGGGCAGAAGGCGTTGGATTACCCGGAGAAGACGGCGGTGATTGCCGGCGGAGCGAAGATCTCGGATAAAATCGGCATATTGAAACAGTTTGTGGACAGCCGTATCCGTCTCATTTTCATTGGCGGACGTATGGTGAATGCTTTCCTGCTGGCGAGAAAGTTTGCCGACGTGATTCCCACTCTCAAACAGGAAGACCTTCCCGCCAAGCTGTTCCTCAACAAGACGGAGGAAGAAAAGGCGGATGTGCTCAAGGAAGTGCGTTACGCCGACGAGATTATGAAGCTGGCGGAGGCGAATGAGGTCAGTATTGTTTTTCCCGATGATTACAAAGTCACCAAGGATTATTTCGAGACCGAGTATGTGGTGAAAGATGAACCTGATTTCGAGGATGATTTCCAGTTGGACCTGGGCCCCAAGACCATTGAAAACTTCGCCCGCAAAATCCTCCTGGAGGGACAGTCAGGAGAAATTCAGAACGTATTCTGGAATGGTCCGCTTGGTGCCTACGATCATCCGCAAACGGAGCAATATGCCGAAGGTTCGGTCAAACTGGCGGAACTGCTGTTTTCCGCCGCCATCAGCAATGAAAACATGTCGGTGGTCATCGGTGGGGGCGATTCCGCGGCGATCCTGAATAAGCTGAATCTGGAAGGTGTGAAGTACCAGGTGCGGGGACGCATCCTCCAGCAACTGAACAAAACCATCAACGCATCCATGCTGTCCATCGGCTTCAACAACGTGGACACGTACACCCTGTGCAACTACTTTGCGTCGAACTTCTTCGTATCCACCGGCGGTGGAGCGGCGCTGGAATTTCTGGAAGGCTACCTCAAGGACCGCGGAGAGTCTCCTCCTCCATCCTACCTGCCGGGAACGGCCATATTGCTGGAACTCACTTCCGCCTGA
- a CDS encoding glycosyltransferase family 9 protein, which yields MAKNILILNQTRMGDLVQCTPLIAGLRRKHPDAKITLAVNKTFEEFARKIPHLDELIILDITQYNDRDWKREVIWVTLAKYMKEWLDELRSRKFDMVVNLSHSFLSAYMIKYLRIPEARGFCCNEEGNRKTEHPWFQYFFTEPMNRPYNTFNLVDIFGRGGDIEPVTHGVLVRHGVEDEAAVADLIRSHRMEKDELVIGIQAGSSIADRRWPASRFSELVDRLIEARNARIVLFGVKSERELAEQIVGTSKHSDRIVNLCGQTSITQLIGMLKRCRYLVTNDTGTMHIAAALGVRIVGLFFAHAHPYETGPFSEGDLIFRANIPCAPCSYHVHCSNVICVDKVQPRHVEAMIGGHLDSGRWQVPEFMQNLPEMDLLESYFDEEGYLAYKPLIRHPINMETLFAQAYRRMWRDCLMEVRERPSRDALESIIRFLKQYYDMKTDTAFWNTVQDKRKVLEDLVRLVCDGQAVSEKLVRVYSERGFDKPRIQALGERIASIDTAIRKTGLTHPELNPLCDMFDRRKENFEGEDLLDLARRTRECYRKFEVEARSLHEIIGCLTENLGGKEVEPVQAEVSSSNMAVPGR from the coding sequence ATGGCGAAGAACATTCTCATTCTCAACCAGACGCGCATGGGGGACCTGGTGCAATGCACGCCGCTCATCGCCGGGCTCCGCCGGAAGCACCCCGATGCCAAAATCACCCTGGCGGTGAACAAGACATTTGAGGAATTCGCGAGGAAGATTCCGCACCTGGATGAACTGATCATTCTGGACATTACCCAATACAACGACCGTGACTGGAAACGGGAAGTGATCTGGGTGACGCTTGCAAAATACATGAAGGAATGGCTCGACGAACTGCGTTCCAGAAAATTCGACATGGTGGTGAACCTCAGTCATTCGTTTCTCAGCGCGTACATGATCAAGTATCTGCGCATTCCTGAGGCGCGCGGGTTCTGTTGCAACGAAGAGGGAAACCGCAAAACCGAGCATCCGTGGTTTCAGTATTTTTTCACCGAGCCCATGAACCGCCCTTACAACACGTTCAATCTGGTGGATATTTTCGGGCGAGGAGGTGACATTGAACCGGTCACACATGGCGTACTGGTTCGACATGGTGTCGAGGACGAAGCGGCAGTGGCCGACCTCATTCGGTCGCACAGGATGGAGAAGGATGAACTGGTGATCGGCATTCAGGCCGGCTCCAGCATTGCGGACCGACGCTGGCCCGCATCCCGCTTCAGCGAACTGGTGGACCGCCTTATCGAAGCCCGCAATGCCCGCATCGTGCTGTTCGGCGTGAAGTCGGAGCGGGAGCTGGCCGAGCAGATTGTCGGGACTTCCAAGCATTCGGACCGTATAGTGAACCTGTGCGGTCAGACTTCCATCACGCAGCTCATCGGCATGCTCAAGCGGTGCCGGTATCTGGTGACCAACGACACCGGGACCATGCACATCGCCGCGGCTCTGGGCGTGCGTATTGTCGGCCTGTTCTTCGCGCATGCGCACCCTTACGAAACCGGTCCGTTTTCCGAGGGCGACCTCATTTTCCGCGCCAACATTCCCTGCGCCCCGTGCAGTTATCACGTTCATTGCAGTAATGTGATCTGCGTCGATAAAGTTCAGCCACGTCATGTGGAGGCCATGATCGGAGGTCACCTTGACTCCGGCCGCTGGCAGGTTCCGGAATTCATGCAGAACCTGCCGGAGATGGACCTTCTGGAATCGTATTTTGACGAAGAGGGATACCTGGCTTACAAACCGCTCATCCGTCACCCTATCAACATGGAAACCCTGTTCGCGCAGGCGTACCGGCGCATGTGGCGCGATTGCCTGATGGAAGTGCGGGAACGGCCAAGCAGGGACGCGCTGGAATCCATCATCCGGTTTCTGAAACAGTATTATGATATGAAAACCGACACTGCATTCTGGAACACCGTGCAGGATAAACGAAAAGTCCTGGAGGATCTCGTTCGGTTGGTTTGCGATGGCCAGGCGGTGAGCGAAAAACTGGTGCGGGTTTACAGCGAACGGGGATTCGACAAGCCCCGCATCCAGGCCCTCGGCGAACGCATCGCCAGTATCGACACCGCGATCCGGAAAACAGGCCTGACGCACCCGGAACTCAATCCGCTTTGCGATATGTTCGACCGGAGGAAAGAAAACTTCGAAGGTGAGGACCTTCTGGATCTGGCCCGCAGAACCCGGGAGTGTTACCGAAAGTTTGAAGTGGAAGCCCGGTCATTGCATGAAATCATCGGTTGCCTGACCGAAAACCTGGGTGGAAAAGAAGTGGAGCCGGTTCAGGCGGAAGTGAGTTCCAGCAATATGGCCGTTCCCGGCAGGTAG
- a CDS encoding glycosyltransferase encodes MILFEANMRLLETQDPWLATRVRSEPVSEAISISISEEGLAVPVYGDQSLHSTYYPQKEAASSIREFCPQPDSVIVVLGLGFGYHVRALLDRFPNEIVVIEPRMNLFRVFLEHVDLKAFADRVRFRVDEPAPKILARSDTRNWDVFVHAPSTFISPEYFEEMSLCIRVMEVLDKSALRILVVNPVYGGSLPTARFCKDALVSMGHEVDSMDCERFKDSYFEIQNVTKIEANQRSLNHKFMNLMGDAVVARAAEFKPDLVLALAQAPMSPEAVSKLREMKIPVAFWFVEDCHTLTYWKEVAGQYDYFFTIQQGEFFKRLREQGVNNYYYLPQAAHPEIHKPLDMDEDDRKQFSTDLSFMGEGYYNRHRAFTRLLDQNFKIWGTGWNQNAVFWPHIQNNGQRVDSEDCVKIYNAGKVNLNLHSSTYHDGVNPNGDFVNPRTFEIAACGGFQLVDARSELGDCFRIGEEMITFSNLEEMRSKALYYLEHDGERRALAHRARQRVLKEHTMTHRMREMLLHIYSEREEELDIRLRSRESEIDRALQQVEDDTELLEFLEPFRGQKDFTFQMVLDRISESEGSFSDPELLFLMVDQIIPKKG; translated from the coding sequence ATGATCCTGTTTGAAGCAAATATGCGGTTGCTGGAGACGCAGGATCCCTGGCTTGCTACTCGGGTGCGCTCCGAACCGGTTTCCGAAGCCATCTCCATCTCCATTTCTGAAGAAGGATTGGCCGTGCCCGTGTACGGAGACCAATCCCTGCACAGCACCTATTATCCACAAAAAGAAGCCGCCTCCAGTATTCGTGAATTTTGCCCGCAACCGGATTCGGTGATTGTGGTCCTCGGCCTCGGGTTCGGTTATCACGTCCGCGCGTTGCTGGACCGGTTTCCCAATGAAATCGTGGTCATTGAGCCGAGAATGAATCTGTTCCGCGTCTTCCTGGAGCATGTGGACCTCAAGGCATTTGCCGATCGTGTTCGGTTCCGTGTGGACGAACCGGCTCCCAAAATCCTGGCGAGAAGCGACACCCGCAACTGGGATGTATTTGTGCACGCTCCGTCCACCTTTATCTCGCCCGAGTATTTCGAGGAGATGAGCCTGTGCATCCGTGTCATGGAGGTCCTGGATAAAAGCGCGCTTCGCATTCTTGTGGTGAACCCGGTTTATGGAGGATCCCTGCCTACCGCCCGGTTCTGCAAGGACGCGCTGGTTTCCATGGGGCACGAGGTGGACAGCATGGACTGTGAACGTTTCAAGGATTCGTATTTTGAAATTCAGAACGTGACCAAAATCGAAGCCAATCAGCGCTCCCTCAATCACAAGTTCATGAACCTGATGGGGGATGCGGTGGTGGCGCGCGCGGCGGAGTTCAAACCCGATCTCGTCCTGGCGCTGGCGCAGGCTCCGATGAGCCCGGAGGCGGTGTCGAAGCTGAGGGAAATGAAAATCCCGGTGGCGTTCTGGTTTGTCGAGGACTGCCATACCCTGACTTACTGGAAGGAAGTTGCCGGTCAGTACGATTATTTCTTCACCATTCAGCAGGGGGAGTTTTTTAAACGGCTGAGAGAGCAGGGTGTAAACAATTACTATTATCTGCCTCAGGCGGCGCATCCGGAGATCCATAAGCCCCTGGACATGGATGAGGATGACCGGAAACAATTCTCCACCGATCTTTCTTTCATGGGCGAGGGGTACTATAACCGGCACCGGGCCTTCACCCGCCTGCTGGATCAGAATTTCAAAATCTGGGGAACCGGCTGGAACCAGAATGCGGTGTTCTGGCCGCACATTCAGAACAACGGACAGCGGGTGGATAGCGAGGATTGCGTCAAAATCTACAATGCAGGCAAGGTGAATTTGAACCTGCATTCCTCCACCTATCACGACGGCGTCAATCCGAATGGCGACTTCGTCAATCCACGGACGTTTGAGATTGCCGCTTGCGGCGGGTTTCAACTGGTGGACGCGCGTTCGGAGTTGGGCGACTGCTTCCGCATCGGCGAGGAGATGATCACCTTCTCCAATCTGGAGGAGATGCGTTCGAAAGCTCTTTATTATCTTGAGCACGACGGAGAGCGCCGGGCTCTGGCGCATCGGGCCCGCCAGCGCGTGTTGAAGGAACACACCATGACACACCGCATGCGGGAAATGCTGTTGCATATTTACTCGGAGCGGGAAGAGGAACTGGATATTCGACTCAGAAGCCGGGAAAGTGAAATCGATCGAGCGCTCCAACAAGTGGAGGATGATACCGAGCTTCTTGAGTTTCTGGAACCGTTCCGCGGTCAAAAGGATTTTACCTTTCAGATGGTGCTGGACCGGATAAGCGAAAGCGAGGGATCGTTCAGTGATCCCGAATTGTTATTCCTGATGGTGGACCAAATCATTCCGAAAAAGGGCTGA
- a CDS encoding glycosyltransferase family protein, producing MDLKILTFNWHEPYICLMAHTGYEFHILEPETGPGQRRQWDRNMRPLPQNGRIVGETEAWRNLEEGNYALVVAHNLKDLAWARDYDIPKIAVFHNKFSTEAGLSGNSVDKEKYFRLVEDLTRGVHRVFISQSKRDDWGLEGDIIRPGLPLDEYGGYDGTGGFILRVGNHLKERDLMLGYTASSQIVEGFECVTLGQNPQIPGSRLSNGFDDLKEHYRRGRVFVNTTVDGYEDGYNLSMLEAMATGMPVVSTCNATSPIENGVNGYISDDIATLRQGVEELLRNPDKAREMGKNARETVARLFPIGRFVKNWKQAVQTAIDLFLVRHEAVEEGGAEGFAALPEKLNILMDTNGNPVTTAHYLERALRRQCHVITCGSAFTREQRQNWNMEALDWPVNQPEIRREPGETIQSVLGKLPADWRPNVYLYVETGLNAIPADLHTLQVPKVCYLIDTHLNKEQHLKIARHFDMVFLAQREYVDEFRRVGIQHVEWLPLACDPEIHGKQNLEKKYDVGFVGSILPNLPRRGELLDRLATHFNTHIERQFMKKMAGVFSQSRIVFNNAVRNDLNMRVFEALCSGSLLATDEAPGSGLTDLFENGKHLVVYEDDSIVDTVRHYLDHPDEAERIAEAGRREVLARHTYDHRAETLVDRVKEWVKTRLTEEGEPVSGDNGVSDYYRNVRQDLLHLVPRDAQSVLEVGCGAGHTGHAIRERQGAVVTGIEVNSRAAAEARRHLDIVLEGSVENMDLPFAEKEFDCILFADVLEHLVDPALVLRKTLPYLSERGVVVASIPNIQYHGILNQLGEGNWTYEDEGILDRTHLRFFTLKEIQKLFAETGYEVRVVEENLDPQYEKFVSPGQTSIRTGRVTISDLTPEELKRFFVIQYKLVAQPAIHAEGSFRSDSLVQMDNKIESHEFHNKEVFS from the coding sequence ATGGACCTCAAAATTCTCACCTTCAACTGGCACGAACCCTACATCTGCCTGATGGCTCACACCGGGTATGAATTCCACATCCTTGAGCCGGAAACCGGCCCCGGCCAGCGGCGGCAATGGGACCGGAACATGCGGCCGCTTCCACAAAATGGCCGCATCGTCGGCGAAACCGAAGCGTGGCGAAATCTTGAGGAGGGGAACTATGCCCTCGTGGTGGCGCACAACCTGAAAGACCTGGCCTGGGCGCGGGACTACGATATCCCCAAAATCGCCGTCTTCCATAACAAATTTTCCACCGAGGCGGGCCTGAGTGGCAACTCCGTGGATAAGGAAAAATACTTCCGCTTGGTCGAGGATTTGACCCGCGGCGTGCATCGCGTTTTCATTTCGCAGAGCAAGCGCGACGACTGGGGACTTGAGGGCGACATCATCCGCCCCGGCCTGCCTCTGGACGAGTACGGCGGCTACGACGGCACCGGCGGATTCATCCTGCGCGTCGGCAATCACCTGAAAGAACGCGATCTGATGCTGGGCTACACGGCGAGCTCGCAGATCGTTGAGGGATTCGAGTGCGTCACCCTCGGCCAGAACCCGCAGATTCCCGGCAGCCGCCTGTCCAACGGATTCGATGACTTGAAAGAACACTACCGCCGCGGCCGTGTGTTCGTCAACACCACGGTGGACGGTTACGAGGACGGCTACAATTTGTCGATGCTGGAAGCGATGGCGACGGGAATGCCGGTGGTCAGTACCTGTAACGCGACATCGCCAATCGAAAACGGAGTGAACGGTTATATCTCCGATGATATCGCCACTCTGCGTCAGGGCGTTGAAGAGTTGTTGCGTAATCCGGACAAGGCCCGCGAGATGGGAAAGAATGCGCGCGAGACGGTGGCGCGGCTGTTTCCGATCGGCCGCTTCGTCAAAAACTGGAAGCAGGCGGTGCAGACGGCGATCGACCTGTTTCTCGTCCGGCATGAAGCGGTGGAGGAGGGCGGTGCGGAAGGGTTTGCAGCACTGCCGGAAAAACTCAACATCCTGATGGACACCAACGGCAACCCGGTCACCACTGCGCATTATCTGGAACGCGCACTTCGCAGGCAGTGCCATGTCATCACCTGCGGCTCCGCATTTACCCGCGAGCAGCGTCAGAACTGGAACATGGAGGCTCTGGACTGGCCCGTCAATCAGCCGGAAATCCGGCGCGAGCCGGGGGAGACGATCCAGTCCGTCCTAGGGAAACTCCCTGCTGACTGGCGGCCGAACGTGTACCTGTATGTGGAGACGGGATTGAACGCCATCCCGGCGGACCTGCACACGCTCCAGGTTCCGAAGGTGTGCTACCTGATCGACACCCACCTGAACAAGGAACAGCATCTTAAAATCGCCAGGCATTTCGACATGGTGTTCCTGGCGCAGAGGGAATATGTCGATGAATTCCGCAGAGTGGGAATTCAGCACGTGGAATGGTTGCCGCTGGCGTGTGATCCGGAAATCCACGGCAAACAGAATTTGGAGAAAAAGTACGATGTCGGTTTCGTCGGGAGTATCCTTCCCAATCTGCCGCGCCGAGGGGAACTGCTCGACAGGCTGGCTACCCATTTCAACACGCATATCGAACGCCAGTTCATGAAGAAAATGGCTGGGGTGTTCAGTCAGTCTCGCATCGTGTTCAACAACGCCGTGCGCAACGACCTCAACATGCGCGTGTTCGAAGCGTTGTGCTCCGGCAGTCTGCTGGCCACCGACGAGGCGCCGGGAAGCGGGCTGACCGATCTGTTTGAAAACGGCAAGCACCTGGTGGTGTATGAGGACGACTCGATTGTCGATACCGTGCGCCACTATCTGGACCATCCGGATGAAGCGGAGCGCATCGCGGAAGCCGGGCGGCGGGAGGTGCTGGCGCGGCATACCTACGATCATCGTGCGGAAACCCTGGTGGATCGGGTGAAGGAGTGGGTGAAGACACGCCTTACAGAAGAGGGGGAGCCGGTATCCGGGGATAACGGGGTTTCTGATTATTACAGGAATGTTCGGCAGGATCTCCTTCATCTCGTTCCTCGCGATGCCCAATCCGTTCTGGAAGTCGGGTGCGGTGCCGGGCATACCGGGCATGCCATCAGGGAAAGACAAGGCGCGGTTGTGACGGGGATCGAGGTCAATAGCCGGGCGGCGGCAGAGGCCCGGCGTCATCTGGATATCGTTCTGGAAGGAAGTGTCGAGAATATGGACCTGCCTTTTGCAGAAAAAGAATTCGACTGCATCCTGTTTGCCGACGTGCTGGAACACCTCGTTGACCCGGCGTTGGTCTTGCGCAAAACGCTTCCTTATCTCAGTGAGCGTGGAGTCGTGGTGGCGAGCATTCCCAACATCCAGTACCACGGCATCCTGAATCAACTGGGTGAGGGCAACTGGACCTATGAGGATGAGGGAATTCTGGACCGCACTCACCTGCGGTTCTTCACCCTGAAAGAAATTCAGAAGCTGTTTGCGGAAACCGGATACGAGGTGCGGGTGGTGGAGGAGAACCTCGACCCCCAGTACGAAAAATTCGTGTCCCCCGGCCAGACCAGCATACGCACGGGAAGGGTCACCATCTCCGACTTGACTCCAGAGGAACTGAAGCGGTTCTTCGTGATCCAGTACAAACTCGTGGCCCAGCCTGCGATTCACGCTGAAGGAAGTTTCCGATCCGATTCACTTGTTCAGATGGACAACAAAATCGAAAGCCACGAATTCCATAACAAAGAGGTTTTCTCATGA
- a CDS encoding molybdopterin-dependent oxidoreductase has product MEYPVPDPNSKRIRTREAMIQYQKARQEGKEWTGEVPMGEGPLNRDGMPKTPPGQSVTDRWPVLDLGFQPEIPLENWSLTLSGLLDYPATFNWEEFNKFPQVEDVSDFHCVTSWSRLDNRWKGVRFSDLADHCRVQKEVRFVYIKAYDGYSTNLPIEEAMKYDVLLVHTWEGMPLSKEHGGPVRMVTPQLYAWKGAKWIGEIIFREDDELGFWEQRGYNNNANPWLEERYW; this is encoded by the coding sequence ATGGAATACCCCGTCCCCGATCCCAACTCCAAACGCATCCGCACGCGCGAGGCGATGATCCAGTACCAGAAAGCCCGGCAGGAGGGCAAGGAATGGACCGGTGAGGTGCCTATGGGCGAAGGCCCGCTGAACCGCGACGGCATGCCCAAAACCCCGCCGGGGCAGAGCGTCACCGACCGCTGGCCGGTGCTCGATCTCGGCTTCCAGCCGGAGATCCCGCTGGAGAACTGGTCGCTCACGCTGTCGGGGCTTTTGGATTACCCGGCGACCTTCAACTGGGAGGAGTTCAACAAATTCCCGCAAGTCGAGGATGTGTCGGACTTCCATTGCGTCACCTCGTGGAGCCGGTTGGACAACCGCTGGAAAGGCGTGCGGTTCTCGGACCTGGCGGACCATTGCCGGGTGCAGAAGGAGGTGCGCTTCGTGTACATCAAGGCGTACGACGGCTACTCCACCAATTTGCCGATCGAGGAAGCCATGAAGTACGACGTTCTGCTGGTCCACACCTGGGAGGGCATGCCGCTGTCGAAGGAGCACGGCGGGCCGGTGCGCATGGTCACGCCGCAGTTGTATGCGTGGAAGGGAGCCAAGTGGATCGGCGAGATTATCTTTCGCGAGGACGACGAGCTGGGGTTCTGGGAACAGCGCGGTTACAACAACAACGCCAACCCCTGGCTGGAAGAACGGTATTGGTGA
- a CDS encoding formylglycine-generating enzyme family protein: MLWFWACTTACSPTPGVSPDQTFDITEDMVLIPAGKFQRGCDALGPEHGAPAHEVYLNAFMIDKYEVTNKKLEEVMPDHLLRRSASSSCDNCPVSKITWYEAADYCHLIGKALPSEAQWEKAAGGANGCEFPWGPDWDPAMAYGGKQLADNAAPVGQYPPNQYGLYDMAGNMWEWVADWYSPRFYFLGELMYNPRGPRRGVMKVRRGGAWSDSINGMLVGYRDWSYPFSRSFSDIGFRCVINLKPPS, encoded by the coding sequence ATGCTATGGTTTTGGGCCTGTACCACCGCCTGTTCTCCCACGCCCGGCGTTTCGCCGGACCAGACGTTCGACATCACCGAAGACATGGTGCTGATCCCGGCCGGCAAGTTCCAGCGGGGGTGCGACGCCCTCGGTCCGGAACACGGCGCGCCCGCGCACGAGGTGTACCTCAACGCCTTCATGATCGACAAGTACGAGGTCACCAACAAAAAACTGGAAGAGGTGATGCCGGACCATCTCCTGCGCCGCAGTGCCTCCTCGAGTTGCGACAACTGCCCCGTCTCCAAAATCACCTGGTACGAAGCCGCCGACTACTGCCACCTCATCGGCAAGGCCCTGCCCAGCGAGGCTCAATGGGAAAAGGCCGCCGGCGGGGCCAACGGCTGTGAATTTCCGTGGGGACCGGACTGGGACCCCGCCATGGCCTACGGTGGCAAACAGCTTGCGGACAACGCCGCCCCCGTCGGCCAGTATCCTCCCAACCAGTATGGACTTTACGACATGGCGGGCAACATGTGGGAATGGGTGGCGGACTGGTATTCTCCGCGCTTCTATTTTCTGGGTGAATTGATGTACAATCCGCGCGGACCCCGACGCGGCGTCATGAAGGTGCGACGCGGCGGCGCGTGGTCGGACAGCATCAACGGCATGCTGGTCGGCTACCGCGACTGGAGTTACCCCTTCTCGCGGAGCTTCAGCGACATCGGCTTCCGCTGTGTCATCAACCTGAAACCACCATCATGA
- the metF gene encoding methylenetetrahydrofolate reductase [NAD(P)H] — translation MKISKLLETIRPAFSFEFFPPKDDDGFNQLFTAIENLKPCQPVYVSVTYGAMGSTRTKTLDLVKRIKRDLGLESMAHLTCVGSNSDEIAEVLDALQEAGIENVLALRGDPPKDQEYFVKPKDGFGFANELVEFIKKRGYDFCIGVAGYPEKHIECPDMNTDLDNLKRKVDAGADFIVTQLFFDNNFYFDFVDRAIARGINVPIIPGIMPIQNLNQIKRFTKMCGSTIPDPLLLRLEAHSEDTHAIKEIGVEHATEQCEGLLNGGAPGIHFYTLNRSRATLNIFENLKKLVDISPNS, via the coding sequence ATGAAAATTTCCAAACTTCTTGAAACCATACGCCCTGCGTTTTCTTTTGAATTTTTTCCGCCAAAAGACGACGACGGGTTCAATCAGCTTTTCACCGCCATCGAAAACCTCAAGCCCTGCCAGCCGGTCTACGTGTCGGTTACCTACGGCGCCATGGGCAGCACCCGCACCAAAACCCTCGATCTGGTCAAGCGCATCAAGCGCGATCTGGGCCTGGAAAGCATGGCGCACCTCACCTGCGTCGGGTCCAATTCCGATGAAATCGCCGAGGTGCTGGATGCCCTGCAGGAAGCCGGAATCGAAAACGTGCTGGCCCTGCGTGGCGATCCGCCCAAAGACCAGGAATACTTTGTGAAGCCGAAAGACGGCTTTGGGTTTGCCAACGAACTGGTGGAATTCATCAAGAAACGGGGCTACGACTTCTGCATTGGTGTCGCCGGGTATCCGGAGAAGCACATCGAGTGTCCGGACATGAACACCGACCTCGACAACCTGAAGCGCAAGGTCGATGCCGGGGCCGACTTTATCGTCACGCAGTTGTTTTTCGACAACAATTTCTATTTCGATTTCGTGGACCGGGCCATCGCCCGCGGCATCAACGTGCCGATCATCCCCGGTATCATGCCGATTCAGAATCTGAACCAGATCAAGCGTTTCACAAAAATGTGCGGCTCGACGATTCCCGATCCCTTGCTGTTGCGCTTGGAAGCTCATTCCGAGGATACACACGCGATCAAGGAGATCGGAGTCGAACACGCAACCGAGCAGTGCGAGGGCCTGCTGAATGGCGGCGCACCGGGCATTCACTTCTACACGCTCAACCGTTCCCGCGCCACCCTCAATATTTTCGAGAACTTGAAGAAACTGGTGGATATCTCACCGAACTCCTGA
- a CDS encoding restriction endonuclease — MQIFITVIIAFILGLILIFFLKNTQPQAPRETIQFDEDNEKPAYLLDPDAFRSKCLEFLEKFNLEYRHSVWANDSELEIDMQDETPVVGGKYLALCIFNPPYNIVDSMKVKGFLDSVRGEGAARGIIITTGYFADDAYRQIEEEPVELVNVHTFLKYLKNFDIY, encoded by the coding sequence GTGCAAATATTTATCACGGTCATCATTGCGTTCATACTGGGCCTGATTCTCATTTTTTTCCTCAAAAACACCCAGCCGCAGGCTCCGCGCGAGACCATTCAATTCGACGAAGATAACGAAAAACCCGCCTACCTTTTAGATCCAGACGCATTCCGCTCCAAGTGCCTGGAGTTTCTTGAAAAGTTCAACCTGGAATACCGCCACTCCGTCTGGGCCAACGACTCGGAACTGGAAATCGACATGCAGGACGAAACCCCCGTGGTGGGAGGCAAGTACCTGGCGCTCTGCATTTTCAATCCCCCCTACAACATTGTCGACAGCATGAAGGTGAAAGGTTTCCTGGACTCCGTACGGGGGGAAGGCGCGGCGCGCGGCATCATCATCACCACCGGTTACTTTGCGGACGACGCCTACCGGCAAATCGAGGAAGAGCCGGTGGAACTGGTCAATGTCCACACCTTCCTGAAGTACCTCAAAAACTTCGACATTTACTGA